A portion of the Agrobacterium tumefaciens genome contains these proteins:
- a CDS encoding toxin-antitoxin system TumE family protein has product MIDNKKALTITEHKSVGADGSIIQFVIWKVPTPVPPTEHGFKYRMVYAQNGIRVVGFDNERGKGDHIHLCGHELPYRFTTIHQLIEDFLFEVEKRRQS; this is encoded by the coding sequence ATTATAGACAACAAGAAGGCGCTCACGATCACAGAACACAAAAGTGTTGGTGCCGACGGCAGCATTATCCAGTTCGTTATTTGGAAAGTTCCAACGCCTGTTCCCCCAACCGAACATGGGTTCAAATATCGCATGGTCTATGCCCAGAACGGCATTAGGGTTGTGGGCTTCGACAATGAGCGGGGTAAAGGCGATCACATACATCTGTGCGGCCATGAGCTTCCTTACCGGTTCACAACAATCCACCAACTGATTGAGGACTTTTTATTTGAGGTCGAAAAACGGAGGCAGTCATGA